The following are from one region of the Methanomassiliicoccales archaeon genome:
- a CDS encoding PUA domain-containing protein has protein sequence MTDLKIRKRKRLREKEISNLANEISNRLGCKVFNTNDTVDIAESPGMELIFVDGQVLGFIRHGKAFLSIRGLLKYQATKAFVTVDMGAVRFIVNGADVMGPGILDADESIQIGDLVWVRDERNKKPLAVGEALISGLEMKTRRPGKAIKNLLFVGDKLWKLNEDLK, from the coding sequence TTGACAGATTTAAAAATCAGAAAAAGAAAAAGATTACGTGAAAAAGAGATTTCCAACTTAGCAAACGAAATATCCAATCGTTTAGGTTGCAAAGTATTTAATACTAATGATACAGTAGACATAGCCGAAAGTCCTGGCATGGAACTTATTTTTGTGGATGGCCAGGTACTTGGATTTATACGACATGGTAAAGCCTTCCTTTCTATTCGTGGTCTTCTCAAGTATCAGGCAACAAAAGCCTTCGTGACAGTTGATATGGGCGCTGTTCGATTCATTGTTAATGGAGCAGATGTAATGGGACCAGGAATATTGGACGCAGACGAATCCATCCAGATCGGAGATTTGGTATGGGTAAGAGACGAGCGAAATAAAAAGCCACTAGCAGTTGGAGAGGCGCTTATTTCAGGTCTAGAAATGAAAACAAGAAGACCAGGAAAGGCTATAAAAAATCTATTATTCGTTGGAGATAAATTATGGAAGCTTAATGAGGATCTTAAATGA
- the sepF gene encoding cell division protein SepF: MALLKKPFIRSKEDVQAVEADQYIDLGQLNFEEENPLGGKGMIKIAEIYRYEDINPVVQPAYAGNIVIIDYSAIANDELTLKRITNELKAVARDTNGDVAAIGHNLIVVSPNGIKIDRHKIKGGFA, encoded by the coding sequence ATGGCGTTGTTAAAGAAGCCTTTTATCAGGAGCAAGGAAGATGTTCAAGCCGTGGAAGCGGATCAGTATATAGATTTAGGCCAATTAAATTTTGAAGAGGAAAATCCGTTGGGCGGCAAAGGAATGATAAAAATAGCAGAGATATATAGATATGAAGATATAAATCCAGTAGTTCAGCCAGCATATGCGGGTAATATTGTAATAATTGACTATTCAGCTATTGCGAACGATGAGTTGACCTTAAAGAGAATTACCAATGAACTTAAAGCAGTAGCCAGGGATACTAATGGAGATGTTGCAGCTATAGGTCATAATCTGATAGTAGTTTCTCCGAATGGAATTAAGATTGATCGACATAAAATTAAGGGTGGCTTTGCTTAA
- a CDS encoding HD domain-containing protein has product MASFKVIHDSVHGSVKVEGVFLKLLATPEFQRLHGINQLGLAHLVFPGAHHTRLEHSLGTFYIASKMVDMLNIKKDERKEVLAAALLHDLGHAPFSHTLEEIMVNRLGLNHVDLSQKIILGELSCLNSEESRYLSGHTSIKEVLEEEGISPQKVCSLVALPICPETPGQSVLEVENGQAHFGRANYLHQIIHGPIDADQMDYLLRDAHYTGVAHGVIDLDRLLQTITVHHGDIVVHKNGMVAVEGLLVARALMYTSVYFHKTVRIAEMMLCKAVEMSDPSLFHNIHRETDSSLSEKLISQGGFSARLITKLKYRELYKKCFSLSMTDMSEEDLDNLLGLTDYKKRKEKEEEIAFKSGVHVSEVIIDIPSRELLISEPRIDKTEVPILDDFKVRPLSKYSPLAKALQSRSVFDWAIMVSCPDRYKSEVGKVAAKVIFD; this is encoded by the coding sequence GTGGCTTCTTTCAAAGTAATCCACGATAGTGTCCATGGCAGTGTAAAAGTAGAAGGTGTTTTCTTAAAACTCTTGGCTACACCTGAATTCCAAAGGTTACACGGAATAAATCAATTGGGTTTAGCTCATTTAGTTTTCCCCGGTGCTCACCATACTCGGTTAGAGCATTCTCTTGGCACCTTTTATATCGCTTCAAAAATGGTTGATATGCTGAATATAAAAAAAGATGAGAGGAAAGAAGTTCTTGCTGCAGCGTTGTTGCATGATTTAGGCCACGCACCTTTTTCGCATACCTTAGAAGAGATAATGGTTAATAGACTAGGTCTAAATCATGTTGATTTGTCGCAAAAGATAATCTTAGGTGAATTAAGTTGCCTGAATAGTGAAGAATCTAGATATTTAAGCGGCCACACGAGCATAAAGGAGGTTCTAGAAGAAGAAGGCATATCACCTCAAAAAGTGTGTTCACTAGTGGCTCTGCCAATTTGTCCAGAGACGCCAGGCCAAAGTGTATTGGAGGTCGAAAATGGGCAGGCTCATTTTGGACGGGCAAATTATCTACATCAAATTATTCATGGACCCATCGATGCAGATCAAATGGACTATCTATTAAGAGATGCACATTATACTGGTGTCGCTCACGGCGTCATCGACTTAGACAGGCTTCTACAGACAATTACCGTTCATCACGGAGACATTGTTGTGCATAAAAATGGAATGGTAGCAGTTGAGGGATTATTAGTTGCAAGGGCTTTAATGTACACTTCGGTTTATTTTCATAAGACAGTCCGGATAGCTGAAATGATGCTTTGCAAAGCAGTGGAAATGTCTGACCCATCATTGTTTCATAATATTCATCGTGAAACAGATAGTAGTTTAAGTGAGAAGTTAATTTCACAAGGAGGTTTTTCTGCGAGATTAATAACTAAATTGAAATATAGAGAACTTTATAAAAAGTGCTTTTCACTTTCTATGACTGACATGAGTGAAGAAGATTTAGACAACCTTTTAGGTTTAACGGATTATAAAAAAAGAAAAGAAAAGGAGGAAGAAATCGCATTTAAGTCAGGAGTCCACGTTTCTGAAGTAATCATTGATATACCATCACGAGAATTGTTAATTTCAGAGCCTAGAATAGATAAAACAGAAGTTCCAATTTTAGATGATTTTAAGGTGCGCCCTCTCTCGAAGTATAGTCCTCTTGCTAAAGCGCTTCAATCTAGAAGTGTTTTTGATTGGGCGATCATGGTATCGTGTCCAGACCGCTATAAATCAGAAGTTGGAAAAGTGGCAGCTAAGGTAATATTTGATTAA
- a CDS encoding RtcB family protein, protein MTWNGPLNKLDDYRWEIPQTYKSCMRTSAIIFANEKMIQHIRDDNAPEQAANVACLPGIVGKSLAMPDIHWGYGFPIGGVAAMDAEEGVISPGGIGFDINCGVRLVRTELMSSDVKPKIKELMAILFKNIPAGVGSEGVTRVAANQIDQILLEGAEWAVRNGYGWEKDLEATEEGGRMKNADPSKVSKKAKERGIPQVGSLGSGNHFLEIDEVETIFDPKAAKIFGIEQKGQITITIHCGSRGCGHQIATDYLQIMERHIREVGLNLPDRQLACAGVKTKAGIDYFDAMACGANYAWANRQMILHWARQSFEQTFKTNAEDLGMFQVYDVAHNIAKVENYEIDGRKKRVYVHRKGATRSFPKDHPDVPNKYRSIGQPVIIPGDMGAGSYVLVGTEQVMKEAFGSTCHGAGRLMSRASATRKYSVNDIRQQLESKGIYIKASTKDGILEEAPGAYKDIDDVIAVVKGAGLSKPVARLRPIGVMKG, encoded by the coding sequence ATGACATGGAATGGCCCGCTGAACAAATTAGATGATTACAGATGGGAAATCCCACAAACATATAAGAGCTGTATGCGGACTTCGGCTATCATTTTTGCAAATGAAAAAATGATTCAACATATACGTGATGACAATGCCCCAGAACAGGCTGCAAATGTGGCCTGTTTACCTGGAATTGTGGGGAAATCTCTCGCTATGCCAGATATTCATTGGGGGTATGGTTTCCCAATTGGTGGAGTGGCAGCGATGGATGCCGAAGAAGGAGTAATTTCACCTGGTGGAATAGGTTTTGACATTAATTGCGGAGTAAGATTGGTACGCACAGAATTGATGTCCTCCGATGTAAAACCGAAGATAAAAGAGCTCATGGCAATACTATTCAAAAATATTCCAGCTGGAGTTGGTTCAGAAGGTGTAACAAGAGTTGCAGCAAACCAAATCGATCAAATTTTGCTTGAAGGAGCAGAGTGGGCTGTAAGAAATGGATATGGCTGGGAGAAAGATTTAGAAGCGACAGAAGAAGGGGGGAGGATGAAAAATGCTGACCCATCTAAAGTTAGTAAGAAGGCTAAAGAAAGGGGGATTCCTCAAGTGGGTTCTTTGGGATCAGGGAATCATTTTTTAGAAATAGATGAAGTCGAAACGATATTTGATCCTAAAGCGGCTAAAATTTTTGGAATAGAACAGAAAGGTCAGATTACAATAACTATTCATTGTGGTTCAAGGGGATGCGGTCATCAAATCGCCACGGATTATTTACAGATAATGGAACGACACATTCGAGAGGTGGGATTAAATTTACCTGACCGTCAGCTAGCTTGCGCTGGCGTTAAAACCAAGGCTGGGATAGATTATTTTGATGCTATGGCATGTGGAGCGAACTATGCATGGGCAAATAGGCAAATGATACTCCATTGGGCGAGACAGAGTTTTGAGCAAACTTTTAAGACAAACGCAGAAGACTTGGGAATGTTCCAGGTATACGACGTAGCCCACAATATCGCTAAAGTGGAAAATTATGAGATTGATGGCCGTAAGAAGAGAGTTTATGTTCATCGCAAAGGTGCTACGCGCTCTTTTCCAAAAGACCATCCCGATGTGCCGAATAAGTATAGATCCATTGGTCAACCAGTAATTATACCAGGAGATATGGGTGCTGGTTCTTACGTTCTTGTTGGTACGGAACAGGTAATGAAAGAAGCTTTTGGTTCCACATGCCATGGTGCGGGAAGATTAATGTCAAGAGCTTCGGCTACCCGTAAGTATAGCGTGAATGATATTCGTCAACAGCTTGAAAGCAAGGGTATATACATCAAAGCAAGTACTAAAGATGGAATATTAGAAGAAGCTCCTGGTGCTTATAAAGATATTGATGATGTAATTGCCGTTGTCAAAGGTGCCGGTCTTTCAAAACCAGTAGCGAGACTCAGACCTATAGGGGTAATGAAAGGTTGA
- a CDS encoding DUF835 domain-containing protein, with protein sequence MLAGNQYWSLISLFIAFLSLALGLFVIRTGNRNKAPLVFFITMLLMFIGGVVDFTFMNAPNHFIAVIMARLLLFILIMAGAAFFYLSTFLPYEKSSGWFHDSWWLLFTLVGVVATIAAFILEPEDVSRTSYGWGITRSAALATWSFSLVFLVLSANVMLALVSRTASDKKVRAQIAVVALAVSSPVIYGLLYAILEELKIDIPPILSPGFLISALLMAYAVLRYRLFIINVAISNASKATKSTTNEYGMVQVYLEKKGEKALAFFVSMLAKGSPGAIISRTHPDILKEKYKLEGVPIIWLAQQPGEGRLDPANLSILQHSISQVFKNHPGAIVLLEGVEYLIANNTFDNVLKMLFAIEDEVVIHGGLLILTIDPEVLTQRNLAIFLRDFHVMEPE encoded by the coding sequence ATGCTAGCAGGAAATCAATATTGGTCATTAATTTCATTGTTCATTGCTTTTCTATCCTTAGCGTTAGGGCTATTCGTCATCCGTACTGGTAATAGGAACAAAGCTCCTCTTGTGTTCTTTATCACAATGCTTTTAATGTTCATAGGCGGCGTGGTTGATTTTACTTTTATGAATGCGCCGAATCATTTTATTGCCGTAATAATGGCGCGGCTTTTACTTTTTATATTAATAATGGCAGGTGCAGCCTTTTTTTATCTTTCTACTTTTCTGCCGTACGAAAAATCAAGCGGTTGGTTTCATGATAGTTGGTGGTTGCTTTTTACTTTGGTCGGGGTTGTTGCAACTATTGCGGCTTTTATCCTCGAACCTGAAGACGTCAGTCGAACAAGCTATGGTTGGGGGATAACCCGTTCTGCAGCTTTGGCTACATGGTCTTTTAGCTTAGTTTTTTTGGTACTTTCGGCGAATGTTATGCTAGCCTTAGTTTCACGCACAGCCTCAGATAAAAAAGTTAGAGCGCAAATAGCCGTGGTAGCTCTTGCCGTTAGCTCTCCAGTCATATACGGACTTCTTTACGCAATACTTGAAGAATTAAAGATTGACATACCTCCCATACTTTCACCCGGATTTCTAATTTCAGCTCTTTTGATGGCATATGCTGTGCTTCGTTATCGTCTTTTTATCATCAATGTAGCGATTTCAAATGCCTCAAAAGCAACAAAGAGTACAACGAACGAATATGGCATGGTCCAAGTTTACTTAGAGAAGAAGGGAGAAAAAGCTTTAGCATTTTTCGTGAGCATGCTTGCAAAAGGTTCACCAGGGGCGATAATTAGCCGCACTCATCCAGACATTCTGAAAGAAAAATACAAATTAGAAGGTGTTCCAATAATCTGGCTAGCACAACAACCAGGAGAAGGAAGATTAGATCCAGCTAATTTAAGTATATTGCAACATTCAATTTCACAAGTATTTAAGAATCACCCAGGAGCAATAGTTCTCTTAGAAGGGGTGGAATACCTCATAGCAAATAACACCTTTGATAATGTATTAAAAATGTTGTTTGCAATAGAAGATGAAGTTGTAATCCATGGCGGCCTATTGATATTGACTATTGATCCAGAAGTATTAACTCAACGTAATTTAGCAATTTTTCTCCGTGATTTTCATGTGATGGAACCAGAATAA